The proteins below are encoded in one region of Bremerella sp. P1:
- a CDS encoding glycosyltransferase produces the protein MKLAALCCTFRRPHTLGQLVESFLRQDYPAELRELVILDDAGQYENQAGDGWRLVSIPRRFRSLGEKRNACAALASPDVEGVLIADDDDIYLPHWFRATAEALSQAEWSRPGLVLLEHGDGLKEHDTAGLYHGGWAFRKTAFDRVRGYGPHNNGEDQELAGRLNEAGVTAFDPCELNDPFYIYRYDNCSYHLSYMDDNGYRELGNDRDQTKSTVAAGWPRDFSTLPVIRRFTFAPHVSHDDGKMRVELIGPVDSPGGNGPSNGMFALQKELKKRIAEGLDWLSIKSLPVSKGALPWFWNWADRRYAAWWDSEGLPFVQGPNMLFTDSSCPRIDAEECALLDAKNCRAMFCHSEWYRDLITKHRGPDNQSEIVMWPYPIDPRPGGPLSDKYDLLIYAKNGHRPQLLEHLAELYPRHIQIHYGKYKREELYAAARQSRACAYLADDDHGPLALQEILLAGCPTVGVRTGAPFVEHGKTGFVVDRLPPGRQCVSGDEDAAALAKFLQAIDQAQSQSRKTVRLCAMEIFDTKHVVENVIDVLANIRKSIASDAVTADHLQKGNGIP, from the coding sequence ATGAAGCTGGCTGCACTCTGCTGTACGTTCCGACGTCCCCACACGCTGGGACAACTCGTCGAATCATTCCTCCGGCAGGATTATCCCGCCGAACTGCGCGAACTCGTGATCCTCGACGACGCGGGCCAGTACGAGAACCAGGCCGGCGATGGCTGGCGGCTGGTGTCGATCCCGCGGCGATTCAGATCGCTGGGCGAGAAGCGAAACGCGTGCGCCGCGTTGGCATCGCCCGACGTTGAGGGAGTCTTGATCGCTGATGACGACGACATCTATTTACCCCATTGGTTTCGAGCAACCGCAGAAGCGCTCAGCCAAGCAGAATGGTCGCGGCCCGGTCTCGTGTTGCTTGAACATGGCGATGGGCTGAAAGAACATGATACAGCCGGTCTTTATCACGGCGGATGGGCATTTCGAAAGACCGCCTTCGATCGCGTTCGCGGTTATGGACCTCACAACAACGGCGAGGACCAGGAACTGGCCGGTCGCTTGAACGAAGCAGGCGTCACCGCATTCGATCCGTGCGAGTTGAACGATCCTTTCTACATCTACCGATATGACAACTGCAGTTACCACCTGAGTTACATGGACGACAACGGATACCGAGAGCTGGGAAATGACCGAGATCAAACCAAATCAACGGTCGCAGCCGGTTGGCCTCGTGACTTCTCGACATTGCCCGTTATTCGTCGATTCACGTTCGCGCCCCACGTTTCACATGACGATGGCAAGATGCGAGTCGAATTGATCGGCCCGGTAGATTCGCCAGGTGGCAACGGGCCATCGAACGGGATGTTTGCATTGCAAAAAGAACTCAAGAAACGAATCGCCGAAGGTCTCGACTGGCTTTCAATCAAATCGCTACCTGTCAGTAAAGGAGCATTACCTTGGTTCTGGAACTGGGCCGACCGCCGTTACGCGGCCTGGTGGGATTCCGAGGGCCTCCCTTTCGTTCAAGGCCCAAACATGCTCTTTACCGACTCTTCATGCCCACGAATCGATGCGGAAGAATGCGCATTACTGGACGCCAAGAACTGCCGCGCCATGTTCTGCCACTCGGAATGGTATCGCGACCTAATCACCAAGCACCGCGGGCCGGACAATCAGTCCGAAATCGTCATGTGGCCCTACCCAATCGATCCCAGGCCCGGCGGACCATTGTCCGACAAATACGACTTGCTGATTTATGCCAAGAACGGTCACCGTCCCCAACTCCTGGAACATTTGGCCGAACTCTACCCGCGCCACATCCAAATCCACTACGGAAAATACAAGCGCGAAGAACTCTACGCGGCCGCCCGACAATCCCGCGCGTGTGCTTACCTTGCGGACGACGATCACGGGCCGTTGGCTTTGCAGGAAATCCTGCTGGCTGGTTGTCCTACTGTGGGTGTTCGTACTGGTGCACCGTTTGTCGAACATGGCAAAACCGGATTCGTGGTTGATCGTTTACCGCCGGGTCGTCAGTGCGTGTCTGGAGACGAAGACGCCGCCGCACTCGCCAAATTCTTACAGGCGATTGATCAAGCACAATCACAGAGCCGAAAAACGGTTCGCCTGTGCGCCATGGAAATATTCGACACCAAGCATGTTGTCGAAAACGTCATCGACGTATTGGCGAACATCCGAAAATCAATCGCTTCCGACGCAGTTACCGCCGACCATTTACAAAAGGGGAATGGAATTCCATGA
- a CDS encoding recombinase family protein produces MNSQLIVPVVEHSQPKPRLFGYARVSTDDQDLSLQIDALTKQGIPTKAIFMDKVSGAKTDRPGLNECLETLQPGDILVVWRLDRLGRSMRHLITLVEDLRNKGIGFRSVSEGAIDTTCASGELIFNIFSALAQFERRLIQERTKAGLAAARARGRMGGRPKTSPNDAKVRLAKTLLADKSLEVDDICETLKISRSTLYRYANL; encoded by the coding sequence ATGAACAGCCAACTCATCGTACCGGTAGTGGAACATTCTCAGCCAAAGCCACGACTTTTCGGTTACGCTCGCGTATCAACCGACGATCAGGATTTGAGTTTGCAGATCGATGCTTTGACCAAGCAAGGCATCCCCACGAAGGCAATCTTCATGGATAAGGTGTCGGGAGCAAAAACTGACCGGCCAGGTTTGAACGAATGCCTGGAGACCCTACAACCGGGTGACATTCTTGTTGTCTGGCGTTTGGATCGTTTGGGGCGATCGATGCGTCATTTGATAACGTTGGTCGAAGACTTGCGTAACAAAGGGATTGGCTTTCGGTCGGTTAGCGAAGGTGCAATTGACACCACCTGTGCCTCGGGTGAGTTGATCTTCAACATATTCTCGGCGTTGGCCCAGTTTGAACGGCGTTTGATTCAGGAACGAACCAAAGCCGGTTTGGCTGCCGCCCGCGCACGAGGCCGAATGGGAGGCCGTCCGAAAACGAGTCCCAACGACGCCAAGGTCAGGCTGGCGAAAACTCTGTTGGCGGACAAATCCCTGGAGGTGGACGATATTTGCGAAACGCTGAAAATCTCGCGGTCCACGCTGTATCGGTACGCGAATCTGTAA